In Liquorilactobacillus hordei DSM 19519, the following proteins share a genomic window:
- a CDS encoding pseudouridine synthase has product MRLDKFVADSNGITRSQAKKLIKDGLISVNQKIIKQTKFQIDVNLDNVQVNKMSIAYQEYRYYMMNKPKDVVSATRDNSQKTVIDLVAKINQKGLFPVGRLDKDTTGLLILTNDGEFAHKLLAPKKHVSKIYRALVAGEITADTIQIFATGITLKNGETTKPALLKILTVDSEKNEAEIEITITEGKYHQIKRMFGAVSMKVLELKRIQMGNLKLDDKIKAGKYRELTLDELRCLKEAIR; this is encoded by the coding sequence ATGAGACTTGATAAATTTGTTGCTGATTCAAATGGAATAACACGATCACAGGCAAAAAAACTAATTAAAGATGGGCTGATTTCTGTAAATCAGAAAATTATTAAACAAACAAAATTTCAAATCGATGTAAATTTGGACAATGTACAAGTAAATAAGATGTCGATAGCATACCAAGAGTACAGGTATTATATGATGAATAAGCCCAAAGATGTAGTTTCAGCTACTAGGGATAATTCTCAAAAAACAGTTATAGATTTGGTTGCAAAAATAAATCAAAAAGGTTTATTTCCGGTAGGAAGACTAGATAAAGATACAACAGGATTATTAATTTTGACGAATGACGGTGAGTTTGCACACAAGCTCTTGGCACCCAAAAAACATGTTTCAAAAATCTATCGAGCACTGGTGGCAGGGGAGATCACAGCTGATACGATTCAAATCTTTGCAACTGGGATTACATTGAAAAATGGTGAAACGACAAAGCCGGCATTGTTAAAAATACTGACTGTTGACAGTGAAAAAAACGAAGCAGAGATAGAAATAACTATTACTGAAGGAAAATATCATCAGATTAAGCGAATGTTTGGGGCAGTTTCAATGAAGGTTTTGGAACTAAAAAGAATTCAAATGGGAAACTTGAAGCTTGATGATAAGATTAAAGCTGGAAAGTATCGTGAATTGACCTTGGATGAGTTGCGATGTTTAAAAGAAGCAATTCGTTAG
- the metK gene encoding methionine adenosyltransferase has protein sequence MSERHLFTSESVSEGHPDKIADQISDAILDALLEKDPNSRVACETTVTTGLVVVVGEVSTTAYIDIQKVVRETIKKIGYTGGKYGFDGDNCAVMTAIDEQSPDIAQGVDASLETRNGDVDPLDQIGAGDQGMMFGYAIDETPELMPLPISLSHRLMRKIAEIRKDRILDYLGPDAKAQVTVEYDEENVPVRVDTVVVSTQHTDNVSLETIRTDVIEKVIKTVIPSELLDDETKYFVNPTGRFVIGGPQGDAGLTGRKIIVDTYGGYAHHGGGAFSGKDATKVDRSASYAARYIAKNIVAAKIASQVEVQLAYAIGVAQPVSVSVNTYGTSKVEDSLLVKAIRDVFDLRPAGIIEMLDLKRPIYEQTAAYGHFGRTDIDLPWEKTDKVEALKAKLNI, from the coding sequence GTGTCAGAAAGACATTTGTTTACTTCAGAATCAGTTTCAGAAGGCCATCCTGATAAGATAGCCGATCAAATAAGTGATGCTATTTTAGATGCTTTGCTTGAAAAGGATCCAAATTCGCGTGTTGCCTGCGAAACGACAGTTACAACAGGCTTGGTAGTAGTTGTAGGAGAGGTATCAACAACAGCTTATATTGATATTCAAAAAGTTGTTCGTGAAACTATCAAGAAAATTGGATACACTGGTGGTAAGTATGGCTTTGATGGTGATAATTGTGCAGTTATGACTGCTATTGATGAACAGTCACCTGATATCGCACAAGGAGTCGATGCATCATTGGAAACAAGGAATGGTGATGTTGACCCATTAGATCAAATTGGAGCAGGTGATCAAGGCATGATGTTTGGTTATGCCATTGATGAAACACCAGAACTAATGCCACTTCCTATTTCACTAAGTCATCGCCTAATGCGAAAAATTGCAGAAATTCGTAAAGATAGAATTTTGGATTATTTGGGCCCTGATGCAAAAGCACAAGTCACAGTGGAATACGATGAAGAAAATGTGCCTGTCAGAGTTGATACCGTTGTCGTTTCAACTCAGCATACTGACAATGTAAGTCTAGAAACTATTAGAACAGATGTAATTGAAAAAGTAATAAAAACTGTTATTCCAAGTGAATTACTTGATGATGAAACAAAATATTTTGTTAATCCTACTGGACGTTTTGTGATTGGTGGACCACAAGGTGATGCAGGTTTGACTGGGCGTAAGATTATCGTAGACACATATGGTGGTTATGCTCATCATGGTGGTGGTGCTTTTTCTGGTAAAGACGCTACTAAGGTTGATCGATCCGCTAGTTATGCGGCACGTTATATTGCTAAGAACATTGTAGCTGCTAAGATAGCTTCACAGGTTGAAGTTCAGTTAGCTTATGCTATTGGTGTCGCTCAACCAGTTTCAGTTTCTGTAAATACTTATGGAACTTCAAAGGTAGAAGATAGTTTGCTTGTTAAGGCGATTAGAGATGTTTTTGATTTGCGTCCTGCGGGTATTATTGAAATGTTGGATTTAAAGCGACCAATTTATGAACAAACAGCTGCATATGGTCACTTTGGTCGTACTGATATTGACCTACCTTGGGAAAAAACAGATAAGGTAGAAGCACTAAAAGCTAAACTAAATATCTAA
- the leuS gene encoding leucine--tRNA ligase, translating into MAYNHKEIEKKWQHYWEEHKTFKTTEDESKANYYALDMFPYPSGQGLHVGHPEGYTATDIIARMKRMQGFNVLHPMGWDAFGLPAEQYALNTGHSPKEFTKENINNFRRQIKSLGLSYDWEREINTTDPSYYKWTQWIFEKLYEKGLAYEDEVAVNWSPDLGTVVANEEVIDGKTERGGFPVIRKPMRQWVLKITAYADRLIEDLDDLDWPENIKEQQRNWIGRSIGASIKFKVAGFDNQQIEVFSTRPDTIFGASAMVLAPELELVKEITTPEYKDAVDAYIEEVAHKSDLERTDLAKGKTGVFTGAYVINPVNGKKVQVWIADYVLASYGTGAVMVVPAHDDRDYEFASKFGLPIIPVIEGGDISKEAYTGDGVHINSDFLNGLDKKQAIDKITDWMREKKVGDKKVNYRLRDWLFSRQRYWGEPIPVIHWEDGETTLVPEDELPLRLPKATDIKPSGTGESPLANLDDWVNVVDKNGRKGHRETNTMPQWAGSSWYFLRYVDPHNQGRVADPAKLEKWMPVDLYVGGAEHAVLHLLYARFWHKFLYDIGVVPTKEPFQKLVNQGMILGDNHEKMSKSKGNVVNPDDIVVEYGADTLRLYEMFMGPLDASIAWSTEGLNGANKFINRIWRLIVDENNHLRDRITTLNDNKLDFIYNQTVKKVTEDYAALHFNTAISQLMVFVNEAYKVDALPLDYIEGFVKMISPIVPHIAEELWTKLGHVGSITYEKWPTFDESKLVEDTVEVVLQVNGKVRQHLNVSKQVSKDDLKKIALEDEKIKKEITEKDIVRVIVVPGKLVNIVVK; encoded by the coding sequence TTGGCATATAATCATAAAGAAATTGAAAAAAAATGGCAACATTATTGGGAAGAACATAAAACCTTTAAAACAACAGAGGATGAGTCTAAGGCTAATTATTATGCTTTGGATATGTTCCCTTATCCTTCTGGTCAAGGACTGCATGTTGGACACCCTGAGGGATATACAGCAACAGATATTATTGCCAGAATGAAAAGGATGCAAGGGTTTAATGTTCTCCATCCAATGGGTTGGGATGCATTTGGATTACCAGCAGAACAATATGCGTTAAATACAGGCCATTCACCAAAGGAATTTACAAAAGAGAATATTAACAATTTTAGAAGACAAATTAAATCATTAGGATTGTCTTATGATTGGGAACGAGAAATTAATACTACAGATCCTTCATACTATAAATGGACACAATGGATTTTTGAAAAACTTTATGAAAAAGGTCTAGCCTATGAAGATGAGGTTGCAGTTAATTGGAGTCCTGATCTAGGAACTGTAGTTGCTAACGAAGAAGTGATTGATGGCAAAACAGAACGTGGCGGATTTCCAGTAATTCGCAAACCTATGAGACAATGGGTTTTAAAAATTACAGCATATGCAGACCGTTTAATTGAAGACTTAGATGATCTTGATTGGCCAGAGAATATTAAAGAACAACAACGCAATTGGATTGGTCGCTCAATTGGTGCGAGCATCAAATTTAAAGTTGCAGGATTTGATAATCAGCAAATTGAAGTTTTCTCAACTAGACCAGATACTATTTTTGGTGCTTCTGCAATGGTTCTTGCGCCAGAGCTAGAACTAGTTAAAGAGATAACGACACCAGAATATAAAGACGCTGTTGACGCGTATATCGAAGAGGTTGCACATAAATCTGATTTAGAGAGAACTGATTTAGCCAAAGGGAAGACTGGTGTCTTTACTGGTGCCTATGTAATTAATCCGGTAAACGGCAAAAAAGTTCAGGTCTGGATTGCGGATTATGTTTTAGCTTCATATGGAACTGGAGCAGTTATGGTTGTTCCAGCACATGATGATCGAGATTATGAATTTGCTTCTAAATTTGGATTACCGATTATCCCAGTAATTGAAGGTGGAGATATTTCAAAAGAAGCATATACGGGCGATGGAGTTCATATAAACTCAGATTTTCTGAATGGGTTAGATAAAAAGCAAGCCATTGATAAGATTACTGACTGGATGCGTGAAAAAAAAGTTGGAGATAAGAAAGTAAACTATCGTCTGCGTGATTGGTTATTCTCAAGACAACGTTATTGGGGAGAGCCAATTCCTGTTATTCACTGGGAAGATGGTGAAACAACGCTGGTACCTGAAGACGAGCTTCCTTTACGTTTACCTAAGGCAACTGATATTAAACCATCTGGGACAGGTGAAAGTCCTTTGGCTAATCTAGATGACTGGGTAAATGTAGTTGATAAAAATGGAAGAAAAGGTCATCGTGAAACAAATACAATGCCACAATGGGCAGGGAGTTCATGGTATTTCTTGCGTTATGTGGATCCACATAATCAAGGAAGAGTTGCCGATCCTGCTAAATTAGAAAAATGGATGCCAGTCGATTTATATGTGGGTGGAGCTGAACATGCCGTTTTACATTTACTTTATGCACGGTTCTGGCATAAATTCTTGTATGATATTGGTGTAGTTCCAACCAAAGAACCATTCCAAAAATTAGTTAACCAAGGGATGATTTTGGGCGACAATCATGAGAAAATGTCAAAATCAAAGGGTAACGTTGTAAATCCTGATGATATCGTTGTCGAATATGGTGCAGATACTCTCAGACTTTACGAGATGTTTATGGGACCACTAGATGCATCAATTGCATGGAGTACCGAAGGATTGAATGGTGCAAATAAGTTTATTAATAGAATTTGGCGTTTAATCGTTGATGAAAATAATCATTTAAGAGATCGTATTACGACTTTAAATGACAATAAACTTGATTTTATCTATAATCAAACAGTAAAAAAAGTTACTGAAGACTATGCTGCACTTCATTTTAATACTGCAATTTCACAGTTAATGGTTTTCGTTAATGAAGCATATAAAGTTGATGCATTACCACTAGACTATATTGAAGGTTTTGTAAAAATGATTTCACCAATTGTGCCACATATCGCAGAAGAATTATGGACAAAACTTGGACATGTAGGCTCGATCACATATGAAAAATGGCCAACTTTTGATGAAAGCAAATTAGTTGAAGATACTGTTGAAGTTGTTTTACAGGTAAATGGTAAGGTTCGGCAGCATTTAAATGTATCAAAACAAGTTTCAAAAGATGATTTGAAGAAAATAGCATTAGAAGACGAGAAAATAAAAAAAGAAATTACTGAAAAAGATATTGTGAGAGTTATTGTAGTTCCAGGAAAATTAGTAAATATTGTTGTGAAATAA
- the pepV gene encoding dipeptidase PepV: MQVDWQKEIDKRKEALLTDLTEMLKIESVRDEKRGSKNAPFGPGPREALDKFLEIGNRDGFEVLNLDGIVGHLEYGTGAETMGILAHVDVMPAGKGWDTDPFSPVIKGGKLFARGSSDDKGPGMAAYYGLKLIKELNLPIRKKVRMIIGTDEESGWRCMTHYFEKMPLPDFGFSPDAFFPLINGEKGNVSFNVDFQGGNGANAKLLDFSAGLRENMVPRDATAHISGIELKKVKELLNKFADDKPIEVEAVEEDERIAISVIGKAAHAQEPKNGENAGTYLALFLKQIELGAGAKQFIDFAADYLHEDSRMDNFDLHFTDEIMGDLTMNAGIFNFAAAQGGRVTLNFRFPKGIGASQIEEALIKVADKLGAQINATGKMQEPHYVSPEDPLVKTLLSVYERQTGNKGYGMVVGGGTYGRLMERGVAFGAMFPGTPDTMHQANEYMVVEDILKAAAIYAEAIYELIK; this comes from the coding sequence ATGCAAGTAGATTGGCAAAAAGAAATTGATAAAAGAAAAGAAGCATTATTAACTGACTTAACTGAAATGTTAAAAATCGAGAGTGTGCGAGATGAAAAAAGAGGATCAAAAAATGCACCGTTTGGTCCTGGACCAAGGGAAGCATTGGATAAGTTTTTAGAAATTGGGAATCGTGATGGATTTGAAGTACTTAATTTGGATGGAATTGTAGGCCATCTTGAATATGGAACTGGTGCTGAAACAATGGGGATTTTAGCTCATGTTGATGTAATGCCAGCTGGAAAAGGGTGGGATACTGATCCTTTTAGCCCAGTCATTAAGGGCGGTAAATTATTTGCAAGAGGTTCTTCGGATGATAAGGGTCCAGGGATGGCTGCATACTATGGCTTAAAACTTATCAAGGAGCTTAACTTACCAATTAGAAAAAAAGTTCGTATGATTATCGGAACAGATGAAGAAAGTGGCTGGAGATGTATGACACATTATTTTGAGAAAATGCCACTACCTGATTTTGGATTTTCACCAGATGCATTCTTCCCTTTGATCAATGGTGAAAAAGGAAATGTCAGTTTTAATGTTGATTTTCAAGGTGGAAACGGCGCAAATGCAAAACTACTGGACTTCTCTGCAGGCTTACGTGAAAATATGGTTCCACGTGATGCAACTGCTCATATCAGTGGAATTGAGCTAAAGAAAGTTAAGGAGCTGCTTAATAAATTTGCAGATGATAAACCAATTGAGGTTGAGGCTGTAGAAGAAGATGAAAGAATCGCAATATCCGTTATAGGAAAAGCAGCCCATGCTCAAGAGCCAAAAAATGGTGAAAATGCAGGAACATATCTTGCATTGTTTTTAAAACAAATCGAATTAGGGGCAGGTGCTAAACAGTTTATTGATTTTGCAGCTGATTATCTGCATGAAGATTCGCGGATGGATAATTTCGACTTACACTTTACTGATGAAATTATGGGTGATCTAACTATGAATGCAGGAATTTTTAACTTTGCAGCTGCTCAAGGTGGTCGAGTAACCTTAAATTTCCGTTTTCCAAAAGGTATCGGTGCAAGTCAGATTGAAGAGGCATTAATCAAGGTGGCTGATAAGCTGGGTGCACAAATTAATGCAACAGGTAAAATGCAAGAACCACACTATGTTTCGCCAGAAGATCCATTAGTTAAAACCTTGTTGAGTGTCTACGAACGTCAAACAGGCAATAAGGGATATGGAATGGTTGTTGGAGGTGGAACTTATGGCCGTTTGATGGAACGAGGAGTCGCTTTTGGAGCTATGTTCCCAGGAACCCCAGATACGATGCATCAAGCAAATGAATATATGGTAGTTGAAGATATTCTGAAAGCAGCTGCAATATATGCTGAGGCAATCTATGAATTAATAAAATAA
- a CDS encoding polysaccharide biosynthesis protein yields MANRSLNESDYFKAESEKILKKKNETAKAKMLRGSAWMTMGSIFSRILGALYIIPWYAWFGKDNLAANNLYTQGYTVYSVFLMISIAGIPSAVSKQISNYNGQNEYALGQRLYKKLLLIMLGLGIISAIIMWFVAPFLSQNDKNVIPVYRSLAIALTIIPTMSLTRGFFQGYQDMFPSAMSQLVEQIARIIYMLGTTFIIMKIIHGSYVSGVVQSTFAAFIGAIAGLLFLAWFYFKKKDEFAILAEQSANKLDISDAQVIKTLLMEAIPFVVISISTTVYNLIDQFTFKQTMLHFTNYGVTAINDLYTIFAGNSNKLIMIIISLASAMAATAIPLLAQAYSKHNNEQTAVQLADAVELFFFVMLPCSLGMAAVAKPLYVVFYQYNFTGVYVLSFSAYIALPIGLFMVLASLLQGVYQNMKAIKFFLIGLLIKVVLQVPLILLFRPFGPLMATGVGMTISSCLMLRYFYYSLQVDMRKIIGRFNQLLLFSLIVFVVALGVIQLSDLFLNLQYRITAFIILMCAVFAGGLTYVYLTLKTRVADKIVGSRAAVLRSKLRIK; encoded by the coding sequence ATGGCAAATAGGTCACTTAACGAATCAGATTATTTTAAGGCTGAGAGTGAGAAAATTCTAAAGAAGAAAAATGAAACTGCAAAAGCAAAAATGCTACGCGGTTCAGCTTGGATGACAATGGGAAGTATTTTCTCCAGAATATTAGGTGCACTTTATATTATTCCATGGTATGCGTGGTTTGGTAAAGATAACTTAGCAGCTAATAACTTATATACACAGGGATATACTGTATATAGTGTCTTTTTAATGATTTCCATTGCTGGAATTCCATCTGCTGTTTCTAAGCAAATATCCAATTATAATGGTCAAAATGAATATGCATTAGGCCAAAGACTATACAAAAAATTATTGTTAATAATGCTAGGATTAGGTATTATCTCAGCAATTATAATGTGGTTTGTTGCACCATTTTTATCACAGAACGATAAGAACGTTATTCCTGTATATCGTTCGCTTGCAATTGCCTTAACGATTATCCCAACAATGAGTTTAACTAGAGGTTTCTTTCAGGGGTATCAGGACATGTTTCCATCTGCGATGTCACAGTTGGTTGAACAAATTGCAAGAATTATATATATGCTGGGAACTACATTTATAATTATGAAGATTATCCACGGAAGTTATGTTTCTGGGGTGGTTCAATCGACATTTGCCGCTTTTATAGGTGCAATTGCAGGGCTGTTATTTCTGGCATGGTTTTATTTTAAGAAAAAAGATGAATTTGCTATATTAGCAGAGCAGAGTGCAAATAAGCTGGATATTTCAGATGCACAAGTGATAAAGACTCTGTTGATGGAAGCAATTCCTTTTGTTGTTATCAGTATTTCAACCACCGTATACAATTTAATTGATCAATTTACTTTTAAGCAAACTATGTTGCATTTTACTAATTATGGGGTAACTGCAATCAATGATCTGTATACAATTTTTGCTGGTAACTCAAATAAGTTGATAATGATTATTATTTCCTTAGCTTCAGCAATGGCTGCTACGGCAATTCCGCTGCTTGCGCAGGCATATTCAAAGCACAATAACGAGCAGACTGCAGTTCAATTAGCTGATGCTGTTGAATTGTTCTTCTTTGTGATGTTACCTTGTTCTTTAGGAATGGCTGCAGTAGCTAAACCATTGTATGTTGTCTTCTATCAGTATAATTTTACAGGGGTATATGTATTGAGCTTCTCTGCCTATATAGCCCTACCAATAGGATTATTTATGGTTTTAGCTTCTTTACTACAAGGCGTTTATCAGAATATGAAGGCAATTAAATTTTTCTTAATTGGATTGCTAATTAAGGTTGTATTGCAAGTTCCACTGATCTTGCTTTTTCGTCCATTTGGACCACTGATGGCGACTGGTGTGGGAATGACAATCTCAAGTTGCTTGATGCTCAGATATTTTTATTACAGTTTACAAGTTGATATGCGTAAAATTATCGGAAGATTTAATCAATTACTACTATTTTCACTAATTGTGTTCGTTGTAGCACTTGGTGTAATTCAGTTAAGTGATCTATTCTTGAATCTCCAGTACCGGATAACAGCATTTATAATATTAATGTGTGCGGTATTTGCTGGTGGATTAACCTATGTATATTTAACTTTAAAAACAAGAGTTGCTGATAAAATAGTGGGGAGTCGAGCTGCAGTACTAAGATCGAAGTTGAGAATAAAATGA
- a CDS encoding NAD(P)H-hydrate dehydratase: MHVLNKNILSQIITARPAESHKGSYGRVLTVGGNTQFGGAIIMATSAIIHSGAGLSTCATSLDNLTALHTIVPEAMFIPFDSEYKLIDAISSADIILVGPGLGVDENAIRILQTILQHAIPQQQLIIDGSAITIIADHHEFFPLLKKLHPIFTPHQMEWQRLSGLKISEQDDIKNTLYQQQLQATVVLKKNHTTIYHRDGSISQLAIGGPYMATGGMGDTLAGIIAGFLAQFKLKNYEYVVDAAVYAHSAIADEISKEKYVVLPTDIIADIQVFMKRWVAPHNK; the protein is encoded by the coding sequence ATGCATGTGCTTAATAAAAATATCTTAAGTCAAATCATTACTGCTAGACCAGCTGAAAGCCATAAAGGCAGTTATGGACGAGTATTGACCGTCGGCGGTAACACTCAATTTGGCGGTGCAATAATCATGGCAACTTCAGCAATTATTCATAGTGGTGCAGGATTATCAACTTGTGCTACTTCATTAGACAACTTAACCGCACTTCACACTATTGTTCCCGAGGCAATGTTTATTCCTTTTGATTCTGAATACAAGTTAATTGATGCAATCAGCAGTGCAGATATTATTCTTGTTGGACCAGGCCTTGGAGTTGATGAAAACGCCATAAGAATTTTACAAACTATTTTGCAACACGCCATTCCACAACAACAACTAATTATCGATGGCTCTGCAATTACAATAATTGCAGACCATCATGAATTTTTTCCTCTTCTCAAAAAGTTACATCCAATTTTCACACCTCATCAAATGGAATGGCAGCGACTAAGTGGCCTTAAAATTTCTGAACAAGATGATATAAAAAACACACTATATCAGCAACAACTCCAGGCCACAGTTGTTTTGAAAAAAAATCATACCACCATTTATCATCGAGATGGCTCAATTTCTCAGTTAGCAATTGGGGGGCCATACATGGCAACTGGAGGTATGGGTGATACACTTGCTGGCATTATTGCAGGGTTTCTTGCCCAGTTTAAACTAAAAAATTATGAGTATGTAGTCGATGCAGCAGTTTATGCTCATAGTGCAATTGCGGATGAAATTAGTAAAGAGAAATACGTCGTTTTGCCTACTGATATCATTGCAGACATTCAAGTGTTTATGAAACGTTGGGTTGCACCTCATAATAAATAA